From the genome of Phycodurus eques isolate BA_2022a chromosome 22, UOR_Pequ_1.1, whole genome shotgun sequence, one region includes:
- the pfkfb3 gene encoding 6-phosphofructo-2-kinase/fructose-2,6-bisphosphatase 3 isoform X2, producing the protein MPRELTQSRIQKIWVPTKDDKPAPRRAGGAPHIANPPTVIVMVGLPARGKTYMSRKLTRYLNWIGMPTKVFNVGEYRREAVKNYSSYDFFKSDNECAVKIREQCALAALRDVKLYLQDEGGQVAVFDATNTTRDRRELILQFGRENSFRTFFIESVCDDPSVIASNIMEVKVSCPDYKDCNKTDAMLDFQRRIECYKASYQPLDPDQHDRDLSFIKVIDVGRRFLVNRIQDHTQSKIVYYLMNIHVQPRTIYLCRHGESTDNLEGRLGGDAGLSPRGRQFSTALAGFVAEQQLKDLKVWTSQLCCSIQTAEHLGVPYEQWKALNEIDAGVCEEMTYDEIKEKFPEEFTLRDEDKYYYRYPAGESYQDLVQRVEPVIMELERQENVLVICHQAVMRCLLAYFLDKSADEMPYLKCPLHTVLKLTPVAYGCKVESISLNVDAVNTHRDRPEEVKRGPGSLIRRNSVTPLTSPETNIKKPRIDDLDEAPIQELPHSVASLALCSPSHLPLTLAGQNLRRHS; encoded by the exons ATGCCCAGAGAGCTGACCCAGAGCAGGATCCAAAAGATCTGGGTTCCTACCAAGGATGATAAGCCGGCACCCCGTCGAG CGGGCGGCGCCCCCCACATCGCCAACCCCCCCACCGTCATCGTGATGGTGGGCCTGCCGGCTCGGGGCAAGACGTACATGTCCAGGAAACTCACGCGCTACCTCAACTGGATTGGCATGCCCACCAAAG TCTTCAACGTGGGGGAGTACCGCAGGGAAGCGGTCAAGAACTACAGCTCCTATGATTTCTTCAAGTCTGATAATGAGTGTGCTGTCAAAATCAGGGA ACAATGTGCCTTAGCAGCCTTGAGGGATGTCAAGTTGTACTTACAGGACGAGGGAGGCCAAGTAGCG GTCTTCGACGCGACGAACACAACGAGGGACAGGCGCGAGCTGATCCTCCAGTTTGGCCGCGAGAATAGCTTCAGG ACCTTTTTCATCGAGTCCGTCTGTGACGACCCCAGCGTCATTGCGTCAAATATCATG GAAGTGAAGGTGTCCTGTCCAGATTACAAAGACTGCAACAAGACGGATGCCATGCTGGATTTCCAGAGGAGGATCGAATGTTACAAAGCCAGCTACCAACCTCTGGACCCTGATCAGCACGACAG GGATCTATCCTTCATCAAGGTGATAGACGTGGGCCGGCGCTTCCTGGTCAACCGCATCCAAGATCACACCCAGAGTAAGATCGTCTACTACCTGATGAACATCCACGTCCAGCCGCGCACCATCTACCTGTGTCGACACGGAGAGAGCACAGACAACCTGGAGGGCCGACTGGGGGGCGACGCCGGCCTCTCGCCGAGGGGCAGGCAG TTTTCCACCGCTTTGGCTGGATTTGTAGCGGAGCAACAGCTGAAGGATCTGAAGGTCTGGACCAGCCAGTTGTGCTGCAGCATCCAGACAGCCGAGCACCTGGGGGTCCCGTACGAGCAGTGGAAGGCCCTCAACGAAATTGACGCA GGAGTGTGTGAGGAGATGACGTACGATGAGATTAAAGAGAAATTCCCTGAGGAGTTCACCCTGAGGGATGAGGATAAATACTACTACCGCTACCCCGCTGGAGAG TCTTACCAGGACCTGGTCCAAAGGGTGGAGCCGGTCATCATGGAGCTGGAGAGGCAGGAGAATGTGCTGGTCATCTGCCACCAGGCTGTCATGCGCTGCCTCCTGGCGTACTTCCTGGATAAAAGCGCAG ATGAGATGCCCTACCTGAAGTGTCCCCTGCATACCGTGCTGAAGCTCACCCCTGTTGCCTACGGGTGCAAAGTCGAGTCCATCTCTTTAAATGTGGACGCAGTGAACACTCACAGGGACAGACCAGAG GAGGTGAAGAGGGGTCCCGGCAGCTTGATCCGGAGGAACAGCGTAACTCCTCTGACCAGCCCCGAGACAAACATCAAGAAACCACGCATCGATGACCTGGACGAGGCTCCCATCCAGGAGCTCCCCCACTCGGTGGCTTCGTTGGCCCTCTGCAGCCCGTCGCACCTTCCGCTAACACTGGCCGGCCAG AACCTGAGAAGACACTCATGA
- the pfkfb3 gene encoding 6-phosphofructo-2-kinase/fructose-2,6-bisphosphatase 3 isoform X1 — MPRELTQSRIQKIWVPTKDDKPAPRRAGGAPHIANPPTVIVMVGLPARGKTYMSRKLTRYLNWIGMPTKVFNVGEYRREAVKNYSSYDFFKSDNECAVKIREQCALAALRDVKLYLQDEGGQVAVFDATNTTRDRRELILQFGRENSFRTFFIESVCDDPSVIASNIMEVKVSCPDYKDCNKTDAMLDFQRRIECYKASYQPLDPDQHDRDLSFIKVIDVGRRFLVNRIQDHTQSKIVYYLMNIHVQPRTIYLCRHGESTDNLEGRLGGDAGLSPRGRQFSTALAGFVAEQQLKDLKVWTSQLCCSIQTAEHLGVPYEQWKALNEIDAGVCEEMTYDEIKEKFPEEFTLRDEDKYYYRYPAGESYQDLVQRVEPVIMELERQENVLVICHQAVMRCLLAYFLDKSADEMPYLKCPLHTVLKLTPVAYGCKVESISLNVDAVNTHRDRPEEVKRGPGSLIRRNSVTPLTSPETNIKKPRIDDLDEAPIQELPHSVASLALCSPSHLPLTLAGQHWLGKVCLT, encoded by the exons ATGCCCAGAGAGCTGACCCAGAGCAGGATCCAAAAGATCTGGGTTCCTACCAAGGATGATAAGCCGGCACCCCGTCGAG CGGGCGGCGCCCCCCACATCGCCAACCCCCCCACCGTCATCGTGATGGTGGGCCTGCCGGCTCGGGGCAAGACGTACATGTCCAGGAAACTCACGCGCTACCTCAACTGGATTGGCATGCCCACCAAAG TCTTCAACGTGGGGGAGTACCGCAGGGAAGCGGTCAAGAACTACAGCTCCTATGATTTCTTCAAGTCTGATAATGAGTGTGCTGTCAAAATCAGGGA ACAATGTGCCTTAGCAGCCTTGAGGGATGTCAAGTTGTACTTACAGGACGAGGGAGGCCAAGTAGCG GTCTTCGACGCGACGAACACAACGAGGGACAGGCGCGAGCTGATCCTCCAGTTTGGCCGCGAGAATAGCTTCAGG ACCTTTTTCATCGAGTCCGTCTGTGACGACCCCAGCGTCATTGCGTCAAATATCATG GAAGTGAAGGTGTCCTGTCCAGATTACAAAGACTGCAACAAGACGGATGCCATGCTGGATTTCCAGAGGAGGATCGAATGTTACAAAGCCAGCTACCAACCTCTGGACCCTGATCAGCACGACAG GGATCTATCCTTCATCAAGGTGATAGACGTGGGCCGGCGCTTCCTGGTCAACCGCATCCAAGATCACACCCAGAGTAAGATCGTCTACTACCTGATGAACATCCACGTCCAGCCGCGCACCATCTACCTGTGTCGACACGGAGAGAGCACAGACAACCTGGAGGGCCGACTGGGGGGCGACGCCGGCCTCTCGCCGAGGGGCAGGCAG TTTTCCACCGCTTTGGCTGGATTTGTAGCGGAGCAACAGCTGAAGGATCTGAAGGTCTGGACCAGCCAGTTGTGCTGCAGCATCCAGACAGCCGAGCACCTGGGGGTCCCGTACGAGCAGTGGAAGGCCCTCAACGAAATTGACGCA GGAGTGTGTGAGGAGATGACGTACGATGAGATTAAAGAGAAATTCCCTGAGGAGTTCACCCTGAGGGATGAGGATAAATACTACTACCGCTACCCCGCTGGAGAG TCTTACCAGGACCTGGTCCAAAGGGTGGAGCCGGTCATCATGGAGCTGGAGAGGCAGGAGAATGTGCTGGTCATCTGCCACCAGGCTGTCATGCGCTGCCTCCTGGCGTACTTCCTGGATAAAAGCGCAG ATGAGATGCCCTACCTGAAGTGTCCCCTGCATACCGTGCTGAAGCTCACCCCTGTTGCCTACGGGTGCAAAGTCGAGTCCATCTCTTTAAATGTGGACGCAGTGAACACTCACAGGGACAGACCAGAG GAGGTGAAGAGGGGTCCCGGCAGCTTGATCCGGAGGAACAGCGTAACTCCTCTGACCAGCCCCGAGACAAACATCAAGAAACCACGCATCGATGACCTGGACGAGGCTCCCATCCAGGAGCTCCCCCACTCGGTGGCTTCGTTGGCCCTCTGCAGCCCGTCGCACCTTCCGCTAACACTGGCCGGCCAG CACTGGCTGGGCAAGGTTTGCCT AACCTGA
- the rbm17 gene encoding splicing factor 45, whose product MSLYDDLGVGASDTKTEGWSKNFKLLQSQLKVKKAALTQAKTHRTKQTTVLAPVIDLKRAGPSEDRQIPDTPPHVAAGLKEAVPSGFSSGDVLIPLADEYDPMFPNDYEKVMKRHREDRQRQREQERQKEIEDREKKRKDRHEGGAPSGFSRFPAAEEDSEEEEDYEKERRKRSMGGAAIAPPSSLMDKDGSSAYPYEDEGRPTRGSKAAIPPPMFEDSDRPRSPPGPTSSFLANMGGTVAHKIMQKYGFKEGQGLGKHEQGLSTALSVEKTSKRGGKIIIGDAAEKPGAIPPAAPETSGGAADSKKSDANPLTEILKTPTKVVLLRNMVGRGEVDEDLEGETKEECEKYGKVIKCVIFEIAEVPDDEAVRIFLEFERVESAIKAVVDLNGRYFGGRVVNACFYSQDKFRVFNLGE is encoded by the exons ATGTCGCTGTACGATGACCTCGGCGTGGGTGCAAGTGACACCAAAACCGAAGGATGGTCCAAAAACTTTAAGCTGCTGCAGTCTCAGCTGAAGGTGAAAAAGGCGGCTCTGACCCAAGCTAAG ACCCATCGGACGAAGCAGACGACCGTTTTGGCTCCTGTCATCGACCTGAAGCGAGCAGGCCCTAGTGAAGACAGACAAATCCCAGACACTCCTCCACATGTCGCTGCTGGACTCAAG GAGGCTGTGCCCAGCGGCTTCTCGTCCGGAGATGTGCTTATTCCTCTCGCCGACGAGTACGACCCCATGTTTCCCAACGACTACGAGAAGGTGATGAAGCGGCACAGGGAGGACAGACAGCGGCAGAGGGAGCAGGAGCGCCAGAAGGAGATTGAGGACAGAGAAAA GAAAAGGAAAGACCGGCATGAAGGAGGCGCGCCAAGCGGCTTCTCGAGATTCCCAGCAGCAGAGGAGGActcggaggaggaggaagactaTGAGAAGGAGCGGCGGAAACGAA GTATGGGTGGTGCTGCTATTGCGCCGCCTTCATCACTCATGGACAAAGATG GCTCATCGGCATACCCGTACGAGGATGAAGGTCGTCCTACCAGGGGCTCAAAGGCTGCCATCCCTCCACCAATGTTTGAGGACTCGGACCGGCCGCGTTCTCCGCCGGGACCAACCAGTTCCTTCCTGGCTAACATGGG GGGTACCGTGGCACACAAAATCATGCAGAAGTACGGCTTCAAGGAGGGCCAGGGCCTGGGCAAGCACGAGCAGGGCCTGAGCACGGCGCTGTCTGTGGAGAAGACGAGCAAAAGAGGCGGCAAGATCATCATCGGGGATGCTGCGGAAAAAC CAGGGGCCATACCGCCAGCTGCGCCTGAGACTTCTGGAGGAGCAG CGGACTCCAAGAAGTCTGATGCTAACCCTCTGACAGAGATTCTCAAAACCCCCACCAAAGTGGTCCTGCTGAGG AACATGGTGGGCCGAGGAGAGGTGGACGAGGACCTGGAGGGAGAGACCAAAGAAGAGTGCGAGAAATACGGCAAAGTGATTAAATGCGTCATCTTCGAG ATTGCCGAAGTACCCGATGATGAAGCAGTCAGGATATTTCTGGAGTTTGAAAGGGTGGAGTCGGCCATCAAAG CCGTGGTGGATCTGAACGGACGTTATTTCGGCGGGCGGGTCGTCAATGCCTGCTTCTACAGCCAAGACAAATTTCGGGTTTTTAACCTGGGCGAGTAG
- the il15ra gene encoding interleukin-15 receptor subunit alpha isoform X2, whose product MALGSRLLDVCVTMACVLGTARCSDGDFLFFFFFFVLPRLVIRGGWEKVTSLVSKEVNVQLSPSAPQKDQSECPCSGIPPWPLTEPPPEDCHQLNRTFRYTCLKGYLRTAGTSNLIKCKPGSSRWSNPTLICKLDPRGVAPHAPNSTDAVEHTMELESDSPKIGVPSLQQHDETRLETENPAKGPGTPTIAVVSSVLVAIVALIGIGLILHKMRRRAETVNPTQTAAEGIPLNEATS is encoded by the exons ATGGCTTTGGGCTCACGTTTGCTTGACGTTTGCGTCACGATGGCGTGCGTGCTCGGCACGGCGCGCTGCTCCGACGGCG attttctttttttcttctttttctttgttttacctCGACTTGTCATCCGAGGTGGTTGGGAAAAAGTAACAAGTTTAGTAAGTAAGGAGGTGAACGTACAGCTGTCCCCCTCCGCCCCACAAAAAG ACCAAAGCGAGTGTCCCTGCTCGGGAATCCCGCCGTGGCCTCTGACTGAACCTCCACCGGAAGACTGCCACCAGCTCAACAGGACTTTCCGCTACACCTGCCTCAAAGGCTACCTGAGGACGGCGGGCACGTCCAATCTCATCAAATGCAAACCCGGCAGTTCCCGATGGTCCAATCCCACCCTCATATGCAAAC TGGACCCCAGAGGAGTCGCCCCTCACGCACCCAACAGCACAGACGCAGTTGAGCATACGATGGAGCTTGAGAGCGACTCCCCAAAGATAGGTGTGCCGAGCTTGCAGCAGCATGATGAAACAAGACTTGAAACTGAAAATCCTGCCAAAG GACCTGGCACGCCCACAATCGCAGTCGTCAGCAGCGTCTTGGTCGCCATCGTGGCTCTCATCGGAATTGGCCTCATCCTTCACAAAAT GAGGAGAAGAGCGGAAACCGTCAATCCAACGCAGACAGCAGCAGAGGGAATACCTCTGAATGAAGCCACGTCGTAG
- the il15ra gene encoding interleukin-15 receptor subunit alpha isoform X1: protein MALGSRLLDVCVTMACVLGTARCSDGDFLFFFFFFVLPRLVIRGGWEKVTSLVSKEVNVQLSPSAPQKDQSECPCSGIPPWPLTEPPPEDCHQLNRTFRYTCLKGYLRTAGTSNLIKCKPGSSRWSNPTLICKLDPRGVAPHAPNSTDAVEHTMELESDSPKIGVPSLQQHDETRLETENPAKGASTKTWHAHNRSRQQRLGRHRGSHRNWPHPSQNEEKSGNRQSNADSSRGNTSE, encoded by the exons ATGGCTTTGGGCTCACGTTTGCTTGACGTTTGCGTCACGATGGCGTGCGTGCTCGGCACGGCGCGCTGCTCCGACGGCG attttctttttttcttctttttctttgttttacctCGACTTGTCATCCGAGGTGGTTGGGAAAAAGTAACAAGTTTAGTAAGTAAGGAGGTGAACGTACAGCTGTCCCCCTCCGCCCCACAAAAAG ACCAAAGCGAGTGTCCCTGCTCGGGAATCCCGCCGTGGCCTCTGACTGAACCTCCACCGGAAGACTGCCACCAGCTCAACAGGACTTTCCGCTACACCTGCCTCAAAGGCTACCTGAGGACGGCGGGCACGTCCAATCTCATCAAATGCAAACCCGGCAGTTCCCGATGGTCCAATCCCACCCTCATATGCAAAC TGGACCCCAGAGGAGTCGCCCCTCACGCACCCAACAGCACAGACGCAGTTGAGCATACGATGGAGCTTGAGAGCGACTCCCCAAAGATAGGTGTGCCGAGCTTGCAGCAGCATGATGAAACAAGACTTGAAACTGAAAATCCTGCCAAAGGTGCATCAACAAA GACCTGGCACGCCCACAATCGCAGTCGTCAGCAGCGTCTTGGTCGCCATCGTGGCTCTCATCGGAATTGGCCTCATCCTTCACAAAAT GAGGAGAAGAGCGGAAACCGTCAATCCAACGCAGACAGCAGCAGAGGGAATACCTCTGAATGA
- the il15ra gene encoding interleukin-15 receptor subunit alpha isoform X3 → MALGSRLLDVCVTMACVLGTARCSDGGGWEKVTSLVSKEVNVQLSPSAPQKDQSECPCSGIPPWPLTEPPPEDCHQLNRTFRYTCLKGYLRTAGTSNLIKCKPGSSRWSNPTLICKLDPRGVAPHAPNSTDAVEHTMELESDSPKIGVPSLQQHDETRLETENPAKGPGTPTIAVVSSVLVAIVALIGIGLILHKMRRRAETVNPTQTAAEGIPLNEATS, encoded by the exons ATGGCTTTGGGCTCACGTTTGCTTGACGTTTGCGTCACGATGGCGTGCGTGCTCGGCACGGCGCGCTGCTCCGACGGCG GTGGTTGGGAAAAAGTAACAAGTTTAGTAAGTAAGGAGGTGAACGTACAGCTGTCCCCCTCCGCCCCACAAAAAG ACCAAAGCGAGTGTCCCTGCTCGGGAATCCCGCCGTGGCCTCTGACTGAACCTCCACCGGAAGACTGCCACCAGCTCAACAGGACTTTCCGCTACACCTGCCTCAAAGGCTACCTGAGGACGGCGGGCACGTCCAATCTCATCAAATGCAAACCCGGCAGTTCCCGATGGTCCAATCCCACCCTCATATGCAAAC TGGACCCCAGAGGAGTCGCCCCTCACGCACCCAACAGCACAGACGCAGTTGAGCATACGATGGAGCTTGAGAGCGACTCCCCAAAGATAGGTGTGCCGAGCTTGCAGCAGCATGATGAAACAAGACTTGAAACTGAAAATCCTGCCAAAG GACCTGGCACGCCCACAATCGCAGTCGTCAGCAGCGTCTTGGTCGCCATCGTGGCTCTCATCGGAATTGGCCTCATCCTTCACAAAAT GAGGAGAAGAGCGGAAACCGTCAATCCAACGCAGACAGCAGCAGAGGGAATACCTCTGAATGAAGCCACGTCGTAG
- the il15ra gene encoding interleukin-15 receptor subunit alpha isoform X5: MALGSRLLDVCVTMACVLGTARCSDGDQSECPCSGIPPWPLTEPPPEDCHQLNRTFRYTCLKGYLRTAGTSNLIKCKPGSSRWSNPTLICKLDPRGVAPHAPNSTDAVEHTMELESDSPKIGVPSLQQHDETRLETENPAKGPGTPTIAVVSSVLVAIVALIGIGLILHKMRRRAETVNPTQTAAEGIPLNEATS; encoded by the exons ATGGCTTTGGGCTCACGTTTGCTTGACGTTTGCGTCACGATGGCGTGCGTGCTCGGCACGGCGCGCTGCTCCGACGGCG ACCAAAGCGAGTGTCCCTGCTCGGGAATCCCGCCGTGGCCTCTGACTGAACCTCCACCGGAAGACTGCCACCAGCTCAACAGGACTTTCCGCTACACCTGCCTCAAAGGCTACCTGAGGACGGCGGGCACGTCCAATCTCATCAAATGCAAACCCGGCAGTTCCCGATGGTCCAATCCCACCCTCATATGCAAAC TGGACCCCAGAGGAGTCGCCCCTCACGCACCCAACAGCACAGACGCAGTTGAGCATACGATGGAGCTTGAGAGCGACTCCCCAAAGATAGGTGTGCCGAGCTTGCAGCAGCATGATGAAACAAGACTTGAAACTGAAAATCCTGCCAAAG GACCTGGCACGCCCACAATCGCAGTCGTCAGCAGCGTCTTGGTCGCCATCGTGGCTCTCATCGGAATTGGCCTCATCCTTCACAAAAT GAGGAGAAGAGCGGAAACCGTCAATCCAACGCAGACAGCAGCAGAGGGAATACCTCTGAATGAAGCCACGTCGTAG
- the il15ra gene encoding interleukin-15 receptor subunit alpha isoform X4, producing MALGSRLLDVCVTMACVLGTARCSDGDFLFFFFFFVLPRLVIRGGWEKVTSLVSKEVNVQLSPSAPQKDQSECPCSGIPPWPLTEPPPEDCHQLNRTFRYTCLKGYLRTAGTSNLIKCKPGSSRWSNPTLICKLDPRGVAPHAPNSTDAVEHTMELESDSPKIGPGTPTIAVVSSVLVAIVALIGIGLILHKMRRRAETVNPTQTAAEGIPLNEATS from the exons ATGGCTTTGGGCTCACGTTTGCTTGACGTTTGCGTCACGATGGCGTGCGTGCTCGGCACGGCGCGCTGCTCCGACGGCG attttctttttttcttctttttctttgttttacctCGACTTGTCATCCGAGGTGGTTGGGAAAAAGTAACAAGTTTAGTAAGTAAGGAGGTGAACGTACAGCTGTCCCCCTCCGCCCCACAAAAAG ACCAAAGCGAGTGTCCCTGCTCGGGAATCCCGCCGTGGCCTCTGACTGAACCTCCACCGGAAGACTGCCACCAGCTCAACAGGACTTTCCGCTACACCTGCCTCAAAGGCTACCTGAGGACGGCGGGCACGTCCAATCTCATCAAATGCAAACCCGGCAGTTCCCGATGGTCCAATCCCACCCTCATATGCAAAC TGGACCCCAGAGGAGTCGCCCCTCACGCACCCAACAGCACAGACGCAGTTGAGCATACGATGGAGCTTGAGAGCGACTCCCCAAAGATAG GACCTGGCACGCCCACAATCGCAGTCGTCAGCAGCGTCTTGGTCGCCATCGTGGCTCTCATCGGAATTGGCCTCATCCTTCACAAAAT GAGGAGAAGAGCGGAAACCGTCAATCCAACGCAGACAGCAGCAGAGGGAATACCTCTGAATGAAGCCACGTCGTAG